The Prunus persica cultivar Lovell chromosome G8, Prunus_persica_NCBIv2, whole genome shotgun sequence genome includes a region encoding these proteins:
- the LOC18768177 gene encoding peptidyl-prolyl cis-trans isomerase FKBP12 yields the protein MGVEREVVSAGTGPKPTVGQKVTVHCTGYGKNGDLSQKFWSTKDPGQNPFSFQIGKGAVIKGWDEGVLQMQVGEVARLRCSPDYAYGANGFGAWGIQPNSALVFEIEVLGAE from the exons atgGGAGTGGAGAGGGAAGTCGTGAGTGCTGGAACCGGTCCAAAACCGACCGTCGGTCAGAAGGTCACCGTTCATTGCACTGGTTACG GAAAAAATGGTGATCTGAGTCAGAAGTTTTGGAG TACGAAGGACCCTGGGCAGAATCCTTTCAGCTTCCAAATTGGGAAGGGTGCTGTTATAAAAG GATGGGATGAAGGTGTGCTCCAAATGCAAGTGGGAGAAGTTGCTCGTCTACGG TGCTCTCCAGATTATGCTTATGGTGCTAACGGATTTGGTGCATGGGGGATACAACCTAATTCGGCTTTGGTTTTTGAGATTGAAGTCCTCGGTGCGGAGTAA
- the LOC18768850 gene encoding zinc finger BED domain-containing protein RICESLEEPER 2: MCSWKANPSEALVPEPVQAQAVKSEDTEMVSEMNSNSKAREQLKKDLSAHRINLKIDTWTSVQNTNYMVLTAHFIDCDWKMHKKVLNFCVIPNHQGNTIGNLIESCLLQWGIKKVLTINADNASANKVKIDWVRYKMNKWNNSQAVLGGKYLYVRCCAHITNSIVSSGLRKLQKSVFAIRNAVRYVRSSPYRLYYFKTSVEKEKRTCKGIVCMDVPTRWNSTYIMLNAALKFKKAFTRMAKDLNNMAYFKEPDEELITMM, from the exons ATGTGCAGTTGGAAGGCCAACCCTTCTGAAGCTCTTGTGCCAGAGCCAGTGCAAGCCCAAGCTGTTAAGAGTGAAGATACAGAAATGGTTAGTGAAATGAACTCAAATAGCAAAGCTAGAG AACAGCTGAAGAAGGATTTAAGTGCACATAGGATCAACCTCAAGATTGACACTTGGACAAGTGTCCAAAACACCAATTACATGGTGCTCACTGCTCACTTTATAGATTGTGATTGGAAGATGCACAAAAAGGTTTTAAACTTTTGTGTTATTCCTAATCACCAAGGCAACACCATAGGAAACCTCATTGAGAGTTGTTTGTTACAGTGGGGTATAAAGAAGGTTTTAACCATCAATGCGGACAATGCCTCTgcaaataaagtgaaaattgaCTGGGTTAGATATAAGATGAATAAATGGAACAATTCACAAGCTGTTTTGGGTGGGAAGTACTTATATGTGAGATGTTGTGCTCACATCACTAATTCAATTGTGTCTAGTGGGTTGAGGAAGCtgcaaaaatctgtttttGCAATTAGGAATGCTGTGAGGTATGTGAGGTCATCTCCATAtagattatattattttaaaacctCTGTTGAGAAGGAGAAACGGACATGCAAAGGTATTGTATGCATGGATGTCCCCACAAGATGGAATTCAACATACATAATGTTGAATGCAGCCTTGAAGTTTAAGAAGGCTTTTACTAGAATGGCAAAGGATTTGAACAACATGGCTTATTTCAAAGAACCAGATGAAGAGTTGATAACGATGATGTAG